One Echeneis naucrates chromosome 16, fEcheNa1.1, whole genome shotgun sequence DNA window includes the following coding sequences:
- the gcnt3 gene encoding beta-1,3-galactosyl-O-glycosyl-glycoprotein beta-1,6-N-acetylglucosaminyltransferase 3, with amino-acid sequence MLLKTFWLILTGLFLPLVLWHAGSNKHSLPDLRMPKQFLADRPGCSAIISGDINGNIGELKKLLAVRKRRDLLSENFYLNVTKDCTAYVEDRGFMTAPLSEEERDFPIAYSMVIHEKIEMFERLLRAIYTPQNIYCVHVDQKAPKDYQQAVRAIISCFPNVFVASKLEEVVYASWSRVQADLNCMKDLVNSHVQWKYLINTCGTDFPIKTNGEIVRALKALNGRNSLETETTNEYKKGRWQYHHIVTNTVVRTDVMKGPPPIDGPMFSGNAYFVVIRSFVEHLLEDGGIQQFLEWEKDTYSPDEHLWATLQRMPSVPGSVPINAKYDVPDMQAFARVVKWSYFAGDVGQGAAYPPCTGVYRRAVCVYGAGDIRWLFRQHHLFANKFDPDVDDVAIRCIETTLRFKALGYGLL; translated from the coding sequence ATGCTGTTGAAGACCTTCTGGCTCATTCTCACAGGTTTGTTCCTTCCTTTGGTCCTTTGGCATGCTGGATCCAACAAGCATTCGCTGCCTGATCTCAGAATGCCAAAGCAGTTTTTAGCTGACAGGCCCGGCTGTTCAGCTATCATCAGTGGAGACATAAATGGTAATATTGGTGAGCTTAAGAAGCTTCTGGCAGTGAGGAAAAGGCGTGACCTTTTATCTGAAAATTTCTACCTGAATGTTACAAAGGACTGCACAGCTTATGTTGAAGACAGAGGTTTCATGACAGCGCCTCTcagtgaagaggagagggactTTCCCATTGCCTACTCCATGGTGATCCACGAGAAAATTGAGATGTTTGAGCGACTCCTGCGAGCTATTTACACCCCTCAGAACATCTACTGTGTGCACGTGGACCAAAAGGCCCCCAAAGATTATCAGCAGGCTGTGAGGGCTataatttcatgttttcccAATGTATTCGTGGCAAGTAAATTGGAAGAGGTGGTATATGCCTCCTGGTCCCGAGTGCAGGCAGATCTGAACTGCATGAAGGACCTGGTAAACTCGCATGTCCAGTGGAAGTACCTGATCAACACTTGTGGGACAGACTTTCCTATTAAAACCAATGGAGAGATCGTTCGAGCCCTGAAAGCACTGAATGGGAGAAACAGCTTGGAGACTGAAACCACCAACGAGTACAAGAAAGGCCGGTGGCAGTACCATCACATCGTCACCAACACTGTGGTCAGGACAGATGTGATGAAAGGCCCTCCACCCATTGATGGCCCCATGTTCTCAGGTAACGCCTATTTTGTCGTGATTAGATCCTTTGTGGAACACCTGCTGGAGGACGGGGGGATTCAGCAGTTTCTGGAGTGGGAGAAGGACACCTACAGTCCTGATGAGCACCTTTGGGCCACTCTACAGAGGATGCCCTCTGTGCCGGGATCAGTTCCCATCAATGCCAAGTACGATGTGCCGGACATGCAGGCCTTCGCTCGTGTTGTGAAGTGGAGTTATTTTGCAGGAGATGTGGGACAGGGAGCCGCGTACCCTCCGTGCACAGGCGTTTACAGACgggctgtctgtgtgtacgGAGCAGGGGACATCCGGTGGCTCTTCAGACAACACCACCTCTTTGCAAACAAGTTTGATCCAGATGTTGATGATGTTGCCATTAGATGCATTGAAACAACACTCAGGTTCAAAGCGTTAGGCTACGGCCTACTGTAA